One stretch of Paenibacillus sp. FSL R5-0341 DNA includes these proteins:
- a CDS encoding LuxR C-terminal-related transcriptional regulator codes for MNLFRESETVSQPWISLQEYSEQEREQWDCAFQASRCKHSISNVSTNTFRVELNRKRVKHAILLRATQMEIDSISTSVIPPHLFILADDEGMSLQLYASSQHLNQLKEHYIIPGTYFSMKNLGINAISIAMESGKTAVVKGNEHSHKLFSSWSSICAPIRAEGKILGYLGMSFDSAEDVIFAVPLLEKIIRNIEECRDWMDPSARKKRINRKLEDFRLTNREIEVAYYWLEGHSRSKIAQMLNISEETVRFHVKHIYEKVEVKHQVDFVKKIILSKID; via the coding sequence ATGAACTTGTTTCGTGAAAGTGAGACCGTCTCTCAACCCTGGATATCTCTCCAAGAGTATTCCGAACAAGAACGGGAACAATGGGATTGCGCTTTTCAAGCGTCAAGATGTAAACACTCAATCTCTAATGTCAGTACCAATACATTTAGGGTAGAACTAAACCGTAAACGAGTGAAACACGCCATTTTGCTACGTGCAACACAAATGGAAATAGACAGCATAAGTACATCCGTTATCCCGCCTCATTTATTTATATTGGCAGACGATGAAGGAATGTCTTTGCAATTATATGCTTCTTCCCAGCATTTAAATCAATTGAAAGAGCATTACATAATACCTGGTACGTATTTTAGTATGAAAAATTTAGGAATAAATGCTATTTCAATTGCAATGGAATCTGGAAAAACTGCAGTAGTCAAAGGGAACGAACATAGCCACAAATTATTTTCCTCTTGGTCCTCCATTTGTGCCCCCATCCGAGCCGAGGGAAAAATTCTTGGTTATTTGGGTATGTCCTTTGATTCAGCTGAAGATGTGATCTTTGCCGTACCGCTACTTGAAAAGATTATACGTAATATTGAGGAGTGCCGGGATTGGATGGACCCTAGTGCGCGAAAGAAAAGAATCAACCGGAAGTTGGAAGACTTTCGATTGACTAATCGTGAAATAGAGGTAGCTTACTATTGGCTGGAAGGCCACAGCCGTTCAAAAATTGCGCAAATGCTTAATATCTCTGAGGAAACCGTTCGATTTCATGTGAAACATATTTATGAAAAGGTAGAGGTAAAGCATCAGGTCGACTTTGTTAAAAAAATAATTCTATCTAAAATTGATTAA
- a CDS encoding LuxR C-terminal-related transcriptional regulator has product MSIIEKNLTIAIPQNWNCMSDFPPQQSMKWRKVYQENVNTEAIHQIPKIELKERLQQNKKLLEIFRVNTRRVQEQLFYSHLFFLTDLEGIILDLIGEETLHNGLKPLEVGLGSSMALDSGGINAISIALETGQNVFLKGDEHQLLIFKDWLCLCCPIKVQGDIIAYMNFSRSTPFIYDSIFALVSSIVSSIELELEKELSNNQRVQALFNTYCFTNRECEVAALWLQNKGALFISEQLGITEGTVRNFVKKIYTKCTVNDRGSFMKKFY; this is encoded by the coding sequence ATGAGTATCATTGAGAAAAATCTCACAATAGCCATTCCACAGAATTGGAATTGTATGTCTGACTTTCCTCCGCAACAATCAATGAAGTGGAGAAAAGTTTACCAAGAAAACGTTAATACGGAAGCAATACACCAAATTCCTAAAATAGAATTGAAAGAACGATTGCAACAGAATAAAAAGTTGTTGGAGATATTCAGAGTAAATACACGCAGGGTACAGGAACAACTCTTCTACTCGCATCTTTTTTTTCTGACCGATTTAGAAGGGATTATATTGGACCTTATCGGAGAAGAAACGCTTCATAACGGTCTTAAACCTTTAGAGGTTGGTTTAGGAAGCTCAATGGCACTGGATTCAGGAGGAATTAACGCAATTTCAATTGCTCTAGAAACGGGACAAAACGTATTTCTGAAAGGTGATGAGCATCAGCTGTTAATTTTCAAAGACTGGCTATGTCTTTGCTGCCCCATCAAAGTTCAGGGAGATATCATTGCTTATATGAACTTCTCTCGTTCTACACCATTTATATACGACAGTATATTTGCTCTAGTTTCCTCCATAGTGTCCTCTATTGAACTTGAACTTGAGAAAGAATTAAGCAACAACCAGCGAGTACAAGCTTTATTCAATACATACTGTTTTACAAATAGAGAATGTGAAGTTGCTGCGCTGTGGTTACAGAATAAAGGGGCACTTTTTATAAGTGAACAACTTGGAATTACTGAGGGCACGGTTAGGAATTTTGTGAAGAAAATTTATACAAAATGTACAGTAAATGATCGTGGAAGTTTTATGAAAAAGTTTTATTAG
- the lanKC gene encoding class III lanthionine synthetase LanKC, with protein MEGNMLYHQYLKPKSEYYGKQESTENSNEYELMNKLPDTYAVIATSESVWKHYHVKHISLPDQGWKIHITSTFEESQNVLDKVAQLCLDKNVEFKHLKDRQSFVKVNSKNANRATSGKFITIYPVNNKAFIELLDLISLTTQEFKKGPYILSDKRWKSSNVFYRYGGFSKVLNEHGEHCIRDEKGNLIIDQRTPFYQIPDFVKDFDEYLNTINITSDSGTNKESNLKRYKIETALSYSNAGGVYLAHRKHDNMKVIIKEARPNAGLDGIYQDALARQTNEYDALKTLQHVPGVVNLIEYFQEWEHHFLVEEFIEGQDLRQWLAGYFPFFENGEGMHNHAKKVEKILLQLLSHIDEMHHSGIAMGDLQPANVMVTEDLSVRIIDFETAMAVNSENKPNMATLGFFSQEMRVNGARDWYGLKRLVRYLALPVLTSEDLDMYLQSNHLRWIKKNYGSSFYRFIKDIQKKCDDKIQFYQDYTPQEFGLRDETIEFNVSSIINHLTSGIIDNFTKDERFINGDIRQYEMNGGKFNFLTGGSGAAFTLHKVNSSASEVNDWIGNVLLDNLSQVEGDGLLTGRTGILAMLYDQGYTDVVLNELKVLKDNISETNITLRSGLSGIGLFVISVYLETGNVEYLQFAKEIAKLIDVNKEKKTSLKVNDWMTVEIGLIDGLSGVALFYSALYSATNSKEYLEKAKSLIKEDLMKTKVDDMSGALQTFDQRNRLLPYLSGGSIGIAISIWFFNHVSGLNLYGEEMKAILKLSKTRSTISGSLFDGAGSFLLLPCMIEHSEAREQILTDVLNLLHLFIIKKDSYYVYPGQFSYRLADDVYTGSSGIILALLGISKNNPLYWLPLVNTDNFLGRTKAMAVSEN; from the coding sequence ATGGAAGGTAACATGCTTTATCATCAATATTTGAAACCGAAGTCTGAATATTACGGTAAACAAGAATCAACTGAGAACTCTAATGAGTATGAACTGATGAATAAGCTTCCTGATACATATGCTGTGATAGCAACAAGTGAGTCCGTTTGGAAGCATTATCATGTTAAACATATATCTTTACCCGATCAAGGTTGGAAAATTCATATAACTTCAACCTTCGAAGAATCGCAGAACGTGTTGGATAAGGTTGCACAATTATGCCTAGATAAGAATGTTGAATTCAAGCATCTGAAGGATAGACAGAGTTTCGTTAAGGTGAATTCAAAAAATGCTAATCGTGCTACTTCCGGGAAATTCATAACAATATATCCTGTAAATAATAAAGCGTTTATTGAATTGTTAGATTTAATTTCTTTAACAACTCAGGAGTTTAAAAAGGGACCTTACATTCTTAGTGATAAAAGATGGAAGAGTAGTAATGTGTTCTATAGGTATGGAGGATTTAGCAAAGTTCTTAATGAACATGGGGAACATTGTATCAGAGATGAGAAAGGTAATTTAATCATAGATCAAAGGACTCCCTTTTACCAAATCCCTGACTTTGTAAAAGATTTTGACGAATATCTTAATACGATCAACATTACAAGTGATTCAGGAACAAACAAGGAAAGTAATTTAAAGCGGTATAAGATTGAAACTGCCCTTAGTTATAGTAACGCTGGAGGAGTATATTTAGCTCATCGAAAGCACGATAATATGAAAGTGATCATTAAGGAAGCTAGGCCCAATGCTGGTTTAGATGGGATATATCAAGATGCTTTAGCAAGACAAACTAACGAATACGATGCTTTAAAAACGCTTCAACATGTGCCCGGTGTTGTTAATTTAATTGAGTATTTCCAAGAATGGGAACATCATTTTCTGGTAGAGGAATTCATTGAAGGGCAAGATTTAAGACAATGGCTCGCAGGATATTTTCCGTTTTTTGAGAATGGTGAAGGTATGCACAACCATGCCAAAAAGGTGGAAAAGATACTGCTACAACTTTTATCACATATAGATGAAATGCATCATAGTGGAATAGCAATGGGTGATTTACAACCAGCGAATGTGATGGTAACGGAAGACTTAAGCGTCAGGATCATTGATTTTGAAACTGCCATGGCTGTAAACTCCGAAAACAAGCCCAATATGGCTACATTGGGATTCTTTTCTCAGGAAATGAGAGTCAACGGGGCAAGAGACTGGTATGGATTAAAGAGGTTGGTCAGGTATTTAGCACTTCCAGTCCTAACTTCAGAAGATTTAGATATGTATCTGCAAAGTAATCATCTCCGATGGATAAAGAAAAACTATGGCAGTTCGTTTTATCGTTTCATTAAAGATATACAAAAAAAATGCGATGATAAAATTCAATTTTATCAAGACTATACTCCTCAAGAATTTGGTCTAAGAGATGAGACAATTGAATTTAACGTGTCCTCTATAATCAATCATTTAACCAGTGGTATTATAGATAATTTTACAAAAGATGAACGATTTATTAATGGAGATATTCGTCAGTATGAGATGAACGGAGGTAAATTCAACTTTTTAACTGGTGGAAGTGGTGCTGCTTTCACACTCCATAAAGTAAACTCCAGTGCTTCAGAAGTGAATGATTGGATTGGAAATGTTTTGTTAGACAATTTATCACAAGTTGAAGGTGATGGATTACTTACTGGTAGAACTGGAATATTGGCAATGCTCTATGATCAAGGCTATACAGATGTAGTCTTAAATGAATTGAAGGTATTAAAAGATAATATTAGTGAGACTAACATTACTTTACGATCAGGTCTTTCAGGCATTGGATTGTTCGTTATTAGTGTATATCTCGAAACTGGAAATGTAGAATACTTACAGTTTGCAAAAGAAATTGCTAAGTTAATTGATGTTAATAAAGAGAAAAAAACGTCATTAAAAGTTAATGACTGGATGACAGTAGAAATAGGTTTAATTGATGGCTTATCTGGGGTAGCACTGTTTTATTCTGCGCTGTATTCAGCTACCAACAGTAAAGAGTATTTGGAAAAGGCTAAGTCATTAATTAAAGAAGATCTAATGAAGACTAAAGTAGATGATATGTCCGGCGCATTACAAACATTTGATCAAAGAAATCGCCTGTTGCCCTATCTTTCTGGAGGTTCAATTGGAATTGCTATTTCGATATGGTTCTTCAACCATGTGAGTGGACTAAACCTGTATGGGGAAGAGATGAAGGCAATATTAAAATTATCAAAGACTCGTTCCACGATTAGCGGTAGCTTGTTTGATGGTGCTGGCAGCTTTCTTTTATTGCCTTGTATGATAGAACACAGCGAAGCTCGAGAACAAATTCTTACCGATGTATTAAATTTACTTCATCTCTTCATAATCAAAAAAGATAGTTACTACGTATATCCAGGGCAATTTTCTTATAGATTAGCTGATGATGTGTATACAGGTAGTTCAGGGATAATATTAGCATTATTGGGGATTTCCAAAAATAATCCACTCTACTGGTTACCACTTGTCAACACAGATAATTTCCTGGGAAGAACGAAAGCCATGGCGGTATCAGAGAATTGA
- a CDS encoding HlyD family efflux transporter periplasmic adaptor subunit produces the protein MSLKLLNPEELRDSREMLEKRSPAFITWFLLILTLILVIAFIWSWKAQIDVVVKAPGVVKPNEKISKIVNKATGSVSKIYVQQGQRVQAGDKLFSIQTGTLKSDKNRLQNDYKETEQRLAGLEQLSTALSSGNDTMKSNKTANALLGNDNPVQNKLELDISKTIADQVETDKTIANKRLLLKSLNYGRNYLTSGSVEYERYENYSLKVSQNTLAETQIQEEYKRAIFNSDELTTTAAIEKLKTNKLQMETNQSEFRYTIQSELEDALKQKQTLKKQESDLYVQLQDSIDELRKRKKELYSQINTIRSNLDKYTATAPTSGVINTINEVGEGQLIQEGLQVMDVVPVNNTIYSIQIAMNHQDIGRIHEGDPVRFHFAAFPLEEYGSVLGKIDSISSDALVNPQDGSTYYVVEASLESIQLKDALGQQEQIKSGMQTEAHIITEQKSALQWLLEKMDFWTK, from the coding sequence ATGAGTCTTAAACTTCTAAATCCTGAAGAGTTGAGAGACAGCAGGGAAATGTTGGAGAAGAGATCTCCTGCATTTATTACCTGGTTTCTTCTAATACTGACGTTAATATTAGTCATTGCTTTTATCTGGAGCTGGAAAGCTCAGATTGATGTAGTTGTTAAAGCTCCCGGAGTAGTGAAACCTAATGAGAAGATATCCAAAATTGTTAATAAGGCTACAGGAAGTGTTTCAAAAATATATGTACAACAGGGACAACGAGTTCAGGCTGGTGATAAGCTATTTTCTATTCAGACAGGAACTCTTAAAAGCGATAAAAATCGTTTGCAAAATGATTATAAGGAAACAGAGCAGAGATTAGCTGGACTTGAACAACTCTCTACAGCACTTTCGTCAGGTAATGATACAATGAAGTCAAACAAGACAGCAAATGCTCTACTGGGCAATGATAATCCAGTACAAAACAAGTTAGAATTGGATATTTCCAAAACGATTGCTGATCAGGTTGAAACGGATAAAACCATTGCAAATAAACGTCTCCTGCTCAAAAGTCTTAATTACGGAAGAAATTATTTAACCTCTGGTTCCGTGGAATATGAACGATATGAGAACTATAGCCTAAAGGTATCTCAGAATACATTGGCTGAAACACAAATTCAGGAAGAGTACAAACGAGCGATCTTTAACAGTGATGAACTCACCACTACTGCGGCTATAGAAAAACTAAAAACGAACAAGCTACAAATGGAAACTAATCAAAGTGAATTTCGATACACAATACAGTCCGAGTTAGAAGATGCACTGAAACAAAAACAAACGCTGAAAAAACAAGAATCTGACTTGTACGTTCAGTTGCAGGATAGCATTGATGAGTTACGAAAACGGAAAAAGGAACTCTATAGCCAAATTAATACAATTCGTTCCAATCTGGATAAATATACGGCCACAGCACCTACCTCAGGAGTTATCAATACCATAAACGAAGTAGGTGAAGGACAGCTTATCCAGGAAGGATTGCAAGTCATGGATGTCGTTCCCGTAAACAATACGATCTATTCCATTCAAATTGCTATGAATCACCAAGATATTGGAAGAATACATGAAGGAGATCCTGTGCGTTTTCATTTTGCCGCCTTCCCCTTAGAAGAGTACGGTTCTGTCCTTGGCAAAATAGATTCCATTAGTAGCGATGCTTTAGTAAACCCTCAAGATGGTTCCACTTATTACGTGGTGGAGGCCTCTCTTGAATCAATACAACTAAAAGATGCCCTTGGTCAGCAGGAACAGATCAAATCAGGTATGCAAACGGAAGCTCATATTATAACGGAGCAGAAGTCAGCACTACAATGGCTCTTAGAGAAAATGGATTTTTGGACTAAATAA
- a CDS encoding class III lanthipeptide codes for MNEVLELQKLAHNTDDKGQEVEAAFTWPISTITTGQLSTVCIINN; via the coding sequence ATGAACGAGGTATTAGAATTACAAAAATTGGCGCATAACACAGACGATAAAGGTCAAGAGGTAGAGGCAGCATTTACCTGGCCTATATCAACAATTACCACTGGCCAGCTCTCAACAGTATGTATTATTAATAATTAA
- a CDS encoding GyrI-like domain-containing protein, which yields MRIIEIEKEFKIENVLSLRKKMTQADIQQEMMNIGKFLEQNDLKKNGPLVTVTFAIEQSNEQPLLDTEILVPLDQPTKLYGEYNFKNVFHLMNAVYARHEGNPNTLQDTYNELNQYINQKGLQPITAAYNVNVVDLQPGQSMDNMIVDVYIGVNPSIL from the coding sequence ATGAGAATAATCGAAATAGAAAAAGAGTTTAAAATTGAGAATGTACTGTCTCTGAGAAAGAAAATGACTCAAGCAGACATACAACAGGAAATGATGAATATTGGTAAATTCCTTGAGCAAAATGACTTAAAAAAAAATGGCCCCCTTGTGACTGTTACCTTTGCAATTGAGCAATCAAACGAACAGCCACTATTAGATACGGAGATTTTGGTTCCACTAGATCAGCCTACGAAATTATATGGAGAATATAATTTCAAAAATGTTTTTCATCTAATGAACGCAGTTTATGCTAGGCATGAGGGTAACCCAAATACCTTACAGGATACATACAACGAGTTAAATCAATATATTAACCAGAAGGGTCTGCAACCGATAACAGCAGCTTACAATGTGAATGTTGTTGACTTACAGCCGGGGCAATCCATGGATAATATGATTGTAGATGTTTATATAGGAGTTAACCCATCAATTTTATAG
- a CDS encoding peptidase domain-containing ABC transporter, with the protein MSLFRVRYTVQKQYDEKDCGAACLATISRHYGLKIPLTRIRETAGTDKYGTNALGLIKAAEQLGFSAKGVKGSQDSFFSDFPLPCIAHVVIDQKLLHYIVIHKITKKKVIIADPAKGIVKYSPEEFFKIWTGILIFMVPTAQFQKKDETQGALSRFFTLLLPQKRMLFGIFFASLLYTTLGILGAFYFKFLLDSIVPYRLEQTLQWISIGVIILTLLQTLLNAFRSHLLLYLSQKLDISLILGYYYHVLRLPLSFFETRKTGEIISRLMDASKVRDAISSAALTIMIDSLMVIAGGIILYTQNSFLFGITAIMIPLYALIVWGFHRTFERQNREQMEQNAELTSYIVESVNGIETLKAYQAEREANLETEKKFTKLLRTFFKFGFSNNFQSTLKGALQGVSGIVILWIGANEVLKGQLTMGQLITFNALLAYFINPILNLINLQSSLQTAVVAADRLTEIMDLEPEKKESDESNIKPASLKGSIDFKDVHFRYGTRQSILNGVDLHVDRGEKVALVGESGSGKTTLVKLLLRFYEAEKGELLISENNIKDISIESLRQKISYIPQQTFFFSGTIRDNLAMGATSEIEMDEIIEATKQASAHDFINQLPMRYQTNLEENASNLSGGQRQRLALARALLTKPDILILDEATSNLDTTTEKAVSDTIHSLDDMTMIIIAHRLSTVMRCDRIFVMDKGTVVEAGTHDQLLQQRGRYFELWKDQLPGIDTETVQEENRTLPKLEHTGAMV; encoded by the coding sequence ATGTCTTTATTTAGAGTACGATATACAGTTCAAAAACAATATGATGAAAAAGACTGCGGTGCAGCATGTTTAGCAACCATCTCTCGACATTATGGACTAAAAATCCCCCTTACACGAATTAGAGAAACTGCCGGTACAGATAAATACGGAACTAACGCGTTAGGCTTAATTAAAGCTGCTGAACAACTAGGATTTTCAGCAAAAGGTGTCAAGGGTAGTCAAGATTCGTTCTTTAGTGACTTCCCACTCCCTTGTATTGCCCATGTAGTTATCGATCAGAAGCTTCTCCATTATATAGTCATACATAAAATTACAAAGAAAAAAGTAATTATAGCTGACCCGGCAAAGGGGATTGTAAAGTATAGTCCTGAAGAGTTTTTTAAAATATGGACAGGCATCCTTATTTTTATGGTTCCGACCGCACAATTTCAGAAGAAAGATGAAACGCAGGGTGCTTTATCACGTTTCTTCACCCTATTACTCCCACAGAAGCGAATGTTGTTTGGGATCTTTTTTGCGTCATTGCTATATACGACTCTAGGCATCCTAGGCGCATTTTACTTTAAGTTCTTACTTGATTCAATCGTTCCTTATAGGCTAGAGCAGACCTTACAATGGATTTCAATCGGTGTTATTATTCTGACCCTACTACAGACATTATTAAATGCTTTTAGAAGTCATTTATTATTATATTTAAGCCAAAAGCTCGACATCTCCTTAATACTTGGATACTACTACCATGTACTGAGATTACCTCTCTCTTTTTTCGAAACCCGTAAAACAGGCGAAATTATCTCACGACTTATGGATGCATCCAAGGTTAGAGACGCAATATCCAGTGCAGCTCTGACCATTATGATTGATTCTCTGATGGTAATTGCAGGAGGTATTATCCTATATACTCAGAACTCTTTCCTCTTTGGTATAACGGCAATTATGATACCACTCTATGCGCTAATTGTCTGGGGTTTCCATCGCACATTCGAGAGGCAAAACCGTGAGCAGATGGAACAGAATGCAGAACTTACTTCATACATTGTCGAATCAGTCAACGGTATTGAGACTCTTAAAGCTTATCAGGCTGAAAGAGAAGCTAACTTGGAAACCGAAAAGAAATTCACTAAATTATTGCGTACTTTCTTTAAATTTGGTTTTTCCAACAACTTTCAGTCCACTTTGAAAGGTGCTCTTCAGGGAGTCAGCGGGATTGTTATCCTTTGGATTGGAGCTAACGAAGTCTTAAAGGGACAATTAACGATGGGACAACTGATTACATTTAATGCTTTGCTTGCATACTTTATAAATCCGATTTTAAACCTGATCAACCTACAATCTTCACTACAAACGGCTGTTGTTGCCGCAGATCGGCTAACTGAAATTATGGATTTGGAACCTGAAAAAAAAGAGTCAGATGAAAGCAATATTAAACCAGCGTCACTAAAGGGATCTATCGACTTCAAAGATGTGCATTTCCGATATGGAACAAGACAATCCATCCTGAATGGTGTTGATCTACATGTCGACAGAGGAGAAAAGGTTGCGCTAGTAGGAGAGAGTGGTTCTGGTAAGACAACCCTCGTTAAACTATTACTTCGTTTCTATGAGGCGGAAAAGGGAGAGCTATTGATTTCTGAAAATAATATAAAAGACATATCTATTGAGTCGCTTCGACAGAAGATAAGTTATATCCCACAACAGACATTTTTCTTCAGCGGTACGATTAGAGATAACCTTGCCATGGGAGCAACATCCGAGATTGAAATGGATGAAATTATCGAGGCAACTAAGCAAGCAAGTGCTCATGATTTTATTAATCAATTACCTATGCGGTATCAGACCAATCTTGAGGAGAATGCATCCAATCTATCAGGAGGACAACGTCAACGATTGGCTTTGGCACGCGCATTACTTACCAAACCTGACATTCTGATTTTGGATGAGGCAACCAGTAATTTGGATACCACTACGGAAAAAGCCGTTTCGGATACGATACACAGCCTGGATGATATGACGATGATTATTATTGCTCACCGCTTGAGTACGGTTATGCGTTGTGATCGGATCTTTGTAATGGACAAAGGTACTGTGGTAGAGGCCGGAACACATGATCAGCTGCTACAACAGCGAGGGAGATATTTCGAGCTTTGGAAAGATCAGTTACCTGGAATAGATACGGAAACTGTACAAGAAGAGAATCGTACTCTGCCTAAGCTGGAACACACGGGGGCGATGGTATGA